One genomic region from Bacteroidales bacterium encodes:
- the purB gene encoding adenylosuccinate lyase: MTHLKGLWEISPIDGRYQNKTDNLRPYFSEAALMRYRLLVEVEYFISLCTWPLPQLSDFDFDNFEKLREIYRSFDYEAAQRIKEIEAVTNHDVKAIEYYLREKFDELSLSPFKEFIHFGLTSQDINNTAVPMALKEAWQDQLWAQLENLQQQIYTLSHKWKDITMLAHTHGQPASPTTLGKELYVFSERLEQQFTLINNIPFSGKFGGATGNFNAQVVSFPDVDWVEFANKFLVDKLGLERQNVTTQIEHYDNMAAFFDALKRINTILLDLSRDMWSYISMEYFRQKIKEGEVGSSAMPHKVNPIDFENAEGNLGFANAIFEHLSAKLPVSRLQRDLTDSTVSRNIGVPIAHTIIAVQSLSKGLDKLVLNEKKIVADLDNNWAVVAEAIQTILRREGYPDPYNALKTLTRTGSKITRETMLLFIDTLEISDAVKAEMKKITPHNYHGISPFSS; the protein is encoded by the coding sequence ATGACACATTTGAAAGGTCTTTGGGAAATATCTCCCATCGATGGACGCTATCAAAATAAAACCGATAATTTGCGGCCCTATTTTTCCGAAGCGGCGCTCATGCGTTACCGGCTGTTGGTGGAGGTGGAATATTTTATCAGCCTGTGCACCTGGCCCTTGCCGCAGCTCTCAGATTTCGATTTTGATAATTTTGAAAAGCTGCGCGAAATCTACAGGAGCTTCGATTATGAGGCTGCGCAACGTATCAAGGAGATAGAAGCGGTGACCAATCATGACGTAAAAGCCATCGAATATTACCTGCGCGAGAAGTTTGATGAGCTGTCCCTTTCTCCGTTTAAAGAGTTTATCCATTTTGGACTTACCTCGCAGGACATTAATAATACAGCAGTGCCGATGGCGCTCAAAGAGGCCTGGCAAGACCAGCTTTGGGCGCAGCTCGAAAATTTGCAGCAGCAGATTTACACCTTATCCCATAAGTGGAAAGATATAACGATGCTGGCCCATACACACGGTCAGCCTGCCTCGCCAACCACGCTGGGCAAGGAGTTGTATGTTTTCAGCGAAAGGCTGGAGCAGCAGTTTACTTTGATAAATAATATTCCTTTCTCCGGGAAGTTTGGCGGTGCCACCGGAAACTTCAACGCACAAGTGGTGTCCTTCCCTGATGTTGATTGGGTGGAGTTTGCTAATAAATTCCTGGTCGACAAGCTGGGGCTCGAACGGCAAAATGTGACGACCCAGATTGAACATTACGACAACATGGCTGCCTTCTTTGATGCCCTGAAACGCATCAACACCATCCTGCTCGACTTGTCGCGCGACATGTGGAGCTACATCTCGATGGAGTATTTCCGTCAGAAAATAAAGGAAGGCGAAGTGGGTTCATCGGCGATGCCGCACAAAGTAAATCCTATCGACTTCGAAAATGCTGAGGGCAATCTGGGATTCGCCAATGCCATTTTTGAGCATCTTTCGGCAAAGCTACCGGTGTCTCGCCTGCAGCGCGACCTCACTGATTCCACCGTGAGTCGCAACATCGGTGTGCCCATTGCACACACTATCATAGCCGTGCAGTCGTTGAGCAAAGGTTTGGATAAGCTGGTGCTGAATGAGAAAAAAATCGTAGCCGACCTCGACAACAACTGGGCGGTGGTAGCCGAAGCTATTCAAACCATCCTGCGCCGCGAAGGCTACCCCGATCCTTACAACGCTTTGAAAACGCTTACCCGCACCGGCAGCAAAATTACCCGCGAAACCATGCTTCTTTTTATCGACACACTGGAAATATCAGATGCGGTAAAAGCGGAGATGAAAAAAATTACGCCACACAACTACCACGGCATCAGTCCTTTTTCAAGTTGA
- a CDS encoding quinone-dependent dihydroorotate dehydrogenase, with protein sequence MYRHLVRPLLFRINPERIHHLVASGLQLTHVVPGAKQLMSSITSVTHPSLEREVFGLKFRNPVGVAAGFDKQATLYNQLAHLGFGFVEIGTITPLPQSGNPKPRLFRLPADQALINRMGFNNIGADQAVENLKKRKTDIVIGGNIGKNTVTPNHKAVDDYEICFRKLFDYVDYFVVNVSCPNISNLSELQDQDKLMLILNRLQQINHSHSKTKPILLKVSPDLNDGQLEEVIDIVAQTQIDGVVAVNTTVTRHNLKTPDKRVEQIGNGGLSGLPLRDRATEVIRYLAQKSGKSFPIIGAGGIFTPDDAIEKLQAGADLVQVYTGFVYEGPLIARNINRQLVLMDKIFKNEKK encoded by the coding sequence ATGTATCGGCACCTTGTTCGCCCCTTGCTTTTCCGCATCAACCCCGAGCGCATCCATCATCTGGTAGCGTCGGGTTTGCAGCTTACCCATGTGGTTCCAGGAGCAAAGCAGCTTATGAGTAGCATTACTTCGGTAACGCACCCTTCGCTGGAACGGGAGGTGTTCGGATTAAAGTTTCGTAACCCGGTGGGCGTAGCAGCAGGTTTTGACAAACAAGCCACGCTTTACAATCAACTGGCGCATCTTGGTTTTGGTTTTGTCGAAATAGGAACCATCACCCCGCTGCCGCAATCTGGTAATCCCAAGCCACGCCTTTTTCGGTTGCCTGCCGATCAGGCGCTGATCAACCGGATGGGCTTCAATAATATCGGCGCAGATCAGGCTGTCGAGAATCTTAAAAAGCGAAAGACCGATATCGTCATTGGTGGGAACATTGGAAAAAATACCGTTACACCCAACCACAAAGCTGTGGACGATTATGAAATCTGCTTCCGCAAACTTTTCGATTACGTCGATTACTTTGTTGTTAATGTGAGTTGCCCCAACATCAGCAATCTCAGCGAACTGCAGGATCAGGATAAGCTCATGCTAATCCTCAACCGCCTGCAGCAAATCAACCACAGCCACAGCAAAACCAAACCTATCCTACTCAAAGTATCTCCCGATCTGAACGATGGTCAGCTCGAAGAAGTGATAGATATTGTAGCCCAAACCCAGATCGACGGCGTAGTGGCTGTGAATACCACCGTTACCCGGCACAATCTCAAAACGCCTGATAAGCGGGTAGAACAGATCGGCAATGGTGGTTTGAGCGGCCTGCCGCTGCGAGATCGTGCTACCGAAGTAATCCGCTACCTGGCACAAAAATCAGGAAAATCGTTTCCGATCATTGGTGCCGGCGGCATTTTTACACCCGACGATGCCATCGAAAAATTACAAGCCGGCGCCGACCTGGTGCAGGTTTACACAGGATTTGTGTATGAAGGACCACTCATCGCCCGCAACATCAACCGGCAGCTGGTTTTAATGGATAAAATTTTTAAAAATGAAAAAAAATAA
- a CDS encoding DUF5606 domain-containing protein has translation MDLKNILSISGKSGLYKNIGQSKSGVIVESITDGKRFPAFAHERISSLAEISVFTHGEDVPLADVFRKVFDKYEGKEVLDAKSNGAELRAFMLEVLPDYDEERVYTSDIKKLVTWYNLLVAGNMMEFTDEETSQPEEEASEEAPTETSTETPTDTDTEAGDKQ, from the coding sequence ATGGATTTAAAAAACATCTTATCAATATCGGGCAAGTCCGGTTTGTATAAAAATATCGGACAGTCTAAATCAGGTGTCATCGTCGAAAGCATCACCGACGGAAAACGTTTCCCGGCATTTGCCCACGAGCGCATCAGCTCATTGGCCGAAATCAGTGTTTTCACCCATGGTGAAGATGTGCCGCTTGCCGACGTGTTTCGCAAGGTTTTCGACAAGTATGAAGGTAAAGAAGTGCTCGATGCGAAATCTAACGGCGCTGAATTACGGGCTTTTATGCTCGAAGTGTTGCCCGACTACGATGAAGAGCGGGTGTACACTTCCGACATCAAAAAGTTGGTAACCTGGTACAATTTGCTTGTAGCCGGCAACATGATGGAATTCACCGACGAAGAAACCAGCCAACCAGAGGAGGAGGCTTCAGAAGAAGCTCCCACCGAAACTTCCACAGAAACTCCCACCGACACCGATACAGAAGCTGGGGACAAACAATAA
- the cobO gene encoding cob(I)yrinic acid a,c-diamide adenosyltransferase produces MKKNKGYIHLYTGNGKGKTTAAIGLAIRAAGAGKKVFIAQFVKGMHYSELDALKRFPEIEIRQYGLDCFIKNEPTQKDIDAARTGLAEVTKVIAENSFDILILDEICIALYYHLFEEEEIVNLLKSRPKEMEIVLTGRYAPQSLYEIADLVTEMKEIKHYYNDGVEARKGIEF; encoded by the coding sequence ATGAAAAAAAATAAGGGATACATACATCTCTACACAGGCAACGGGAAAGGGAAAACAACAGCAGCAATAGGTCTGGCGATAAGAGCTGCCGGAGCTGGCAAAAAAGTTTTTATCGCTCAATTTGTAAAAGGAATGCACTATTCCGAATTGGACGCTTTAAAAAGATTTCCTGAAATTGAAATCCGGCAATATGGTTTGGATTGTTTTATAAAAAATGAGCCTACCCAAAAAGATATCGACGCAGCCCGAACCGGACTTGCTGAGGTTACTAAAGTAATAGCCGAAAACAGTTTTGATATCCTTATCCTGGATGAAATTTGCATTGCTTTGTATTACCATCTTTTTGAAGAAGAAGAAATTGTAAATTTGCTCAAATCCAGGCCAAAAGAAATGGAGATTGTTTTGACCGGGCGCTATGCCCCGCAGTCTCTTTATGAAATTGCCGATTTGGTTACAGAAATGAAAGAAATAAAGCATTATTATAATGACGGCGTAGAGGCCAGAAAGGGTATAGAATTTTAG